The Carnobacterium sp. 17-4 genome has a window encoding:
- a CDS encoding Gfo/Idh/MocA family protein — protein MLRVGLIGLGEVSAIHVNAINASEYGELVAVCDVDPDKKSEWMEFPFFSDMESMLQKMELDVVHICLPHYLHQPATALCVEYGAHVYLEKPLAINYEESLKQLELAESTDRKICVSFQNRFNRSFMKLLDILKNEDVGEITSIKGLVTWFRPESYYTSKPWRGRKLEAGYGSIINQSIHTLDLIQLIGGELKSCKASLSNLTDYAIEVEDTASATFTFKSGVKAFFHGTNAYTENSSVELQVITEKEKFTIKDSRLYFTNEDGRKEVIVEDDRIPGSKFYYGMGHRILVERFYKSISENTEDYVHVREAIPAMEMIEMMDRSSKNTGNAQRVKREELLHDTTSENRGTRVHTEEAVQ, from the coding sequence ATGTTGAGGGTTGGTTTAATTGGATTAGGAGAAGTTTCAGCGATACACGTAAATGCTATTAATGCTAGTGAATATGGTGAATTAGTAGCGGTATGTGATGTTGATCCAGATAAAAAAAGTGAATGGATGGAATTTCCTTTCTTTAGTGATATGGAATCAATGTTGCAAAAGATGGAATTGGATGTGGTACACATTTGTCTACCTCATTATTTACATCAGCCGGCTACAGCTTTATGTGTAGAGTATGGGGCTCACGTGTACTTGGAGAAACCATTAGCTATCAATTATGAAGAGTCCCTAAAACAGTTAGAGCTAGCTGAAAGCACAGATCGGAAAATCTGCGTAAGTTTTCAAAATCGTTTTAATAGAAGTTTTATGAAGCTATTGGATATTCTTAAAAATGAGGATGTTGGAGAAATTACTTCGATAAAAGGTTTGGTCACATGGTTCCGACCAGAAAGTTATTATACATCTAAGCCATGGCGTGGACGTAAATTAGAAGCAGGCTATGGTTCAATTATTAATCAATCGATTCATACATTAGATTTGATTCAGCTAATTGGTGGTGAGCTAAAAAGCTGTAAGGCTTCACTATCTAATTTGACAGATTATGCTATTGAGGTAGAAGACACAGCTAGTGCTACATTCACTTTCAAATCAGGAGTGAAGGCATTCTTTCATGGGACCAATGCCTACACAGAAAATTCTTCAGTGGAACTACAAGTCATTACTGAAAAAGAAAAATTCACAATCAAAGACAGTCGCTTGTATTTTACGAATGAGGACGGACGAAAAGAAGTAATAGTAGAAGATGATCGTATTCCAGGTTCAAAATTTTACTATGGAATGGGTCATCGGATTTTGGTTGAACGTTTCTACAAGAGCATTAGTGAAAATACAGAAGACTATGTCCATGTGAGGGAAGCAATTCCTGCAATGGAAATGATTGAAATGATGGATCGCTCATCAAAAAACACTGGAAATGCACAACGAGTGAAAAGGGAGGAACTATTACATGACACAACAAGTGAAAATCGGGGCACAAGGGTACACACTGAAGAAGCAGTTCAGTGA
- a CDS encoding Gfo/Idh/MocA family protein, which translates to MAHKVKLGIIGFGTQGSMYAKFIKDGMVPNMEIGAICDIDMSKKDVAKVAYPEVPFYEDYIEMMESGKIDAVITAVPHYLHPEMGIAALKHDIHALVEKPAGVYTAQVKELNDYAVTKPELTFGIMFNQRNNPLYKKLKEIMDNGEIGKVRHTSWIITTWWRPQPYYDQSEWRATWGGEGGGVLVNQAPHQLDLWQWICGVPESVYSKVAYGFKRNIAVEDEVTAVVDYGNGATGVFVTATHDIIGTDRFEILGDKGKIVVEDSLTATVTRLKKEETELSENMDMEDVAKLFMGQMNVEELYTTETIKFDSPWGEQHSGVLENFAANILDGTPLLAPGSDGIKGVRLANAIHLSSWTGEEVSLADMDEDLYLEELNKRIKEEGKFAEIKSNVSNSIV; encoded by the coding sequence ATGGCTCACAAAGTTAAATTAGGAATAATTGGTTTCGGAACACAAGGATCGATGTATGCAAAATTTATTAAAGACGGTATGGTTCCAAATATGGAAATTGGTGCGATTTGTGACATTGATATGAGTAAAAAAGACGTTGCAAAAGTAGCTTATCCAGAGGTTCCTTTCTATGAAGATTACATTGAAATGATGGAAAGTGGAAAAATTGATGCAGTTATCACTGCCGTTCCCCATTACCTTCACCCAGAAATGGGAATTGCAGCTTTAAAGCATGACATCCATGCGTTAGTTGAAAAACCTGCAGGGGTTTATACAGCACAAGTTAAAGAATTAAATGACTACGCAGTAACAAAACCTGAGTTAACTTTTGGCATTATGTTTAATCAGCGCAATAATCCTTTATATAAAAAGTTAAAGGAAATTATGGATAATGGTGAAATAGGTAAAGTGCGACACACAAGCTGGATCATCACTACATGGTGGAGACCACAACCTTACTATGATCAAAGTGAATGGAGAGCAACTTGGGGCGGAGAAGGTGGCGGAGTTTTAGTCAATCAAGCACCTCATCAGCTAGACTTATGGCAATGGATTTGCGGAGTTCCTGAGTCTGTTTATTCAAAAGTGGCTTATGGATTTAAACGCAATATTGCAGTTGAAGATGAAGTGACAGCAGTTGTAGACTATGGAAATGGAGCAACAGGTGTATTTGTCACTGCAACTCACGATATTATTGGAACAGATCGTTTTGAAATTTTAGGCGATAAAGGAAAAATTGTTGTTGAAGATAGTTTGACAGCGACAGTAACTCGTCTAAAAAAAGAAGAAACAGAATTAAGTGAAAATATGGATATGGAAGACGTGGCTAAATTATTTATGGGTCAAATGAATGTTGAAGAGTTATACACAACAGAAACGATTAAATTTGACAGTCCTTGGGGCGAGCAACATTCAGGAGTCTTGGAAAACTTTGCAGCGAATATTTTGGATGGCACACCATTACTAGCGCCTGGTTCTGACGGAATCAAGGGAGTTCGGTTAGCGAATGCTATCCATTTATCAAGTTGGACAGGTGAAGAAGTTTCATTGGCTGATATGGATGAAGACTTGTATCTTGAAGAGTTAAATAAACGCATCAAAGAAGAGGGCAAGTTTGCTGAAATAAAATCGAATGTAAGCAATTCTATTGTCTAA
- a CDS encoding AraC family transcriptional regulator, whose product MKGYSKKSRKMDYQLSLVAFSHVKGQVAELEFHSHQQYELYFFHGGECKYLINNQIYDLNPGDMLFLDGLDLHKAHVTGNKELYERSMIHFSPEWILPVLKELDALFLFDAFKQLRHGLFHTQVTEESCEIEELITKLSRLSQTTEVNMEIAAEAEAKILLIQLLFKVHQLDKTTLVELNEVKNGKYLYAEKIASYLQKHFKEIISIEDISKELNLSSSYISHTFKYSTGYTVMQYLMEYRLIQAKYLIEVVGENKTIKDISRECGFESDAHFNRFFKKKIGATPNEYRKKQLDKYRKKIGE is encoded by the coding sequence ATGAAAGGGTATTCAAAAAAGTCGCGTAAAATGGATTATCAGTTATCTTTAGTAGCTTTTTCCCATGTAAAGGGACAAGTGGCAGAATTAGAGTTCCATTCTCACCAACAATATGAATTATATTTTTTTCATGGAGGAGAATGCAAATATTTGATTAACAATCAGATATACGATTTGAACCCTGGAGATATGCTGTTTTTAGATGGTTTAGATTTGCATAAAGCACACGTAACAGGTAATAAAGAGTTGTACGAAAGAAGCATGATTCATTTTTCACCAGAATGGATTTTACCTGTATTAAAAGAATTGGATGCGCTTTTTTTGTTTGATGCATTTAAACAATTGCGTCATGGGCTATTTCATACTCAGGTTACAGAAGAAAGCTGTGAAATTGAAGAACTGATCACTAAATTATCGCGGTTGTCTCAAACAACTGAAGTAAACATGGAAATAGCAGCAGAGGCAGAAGCGAAGATATTGTTGATCCAGTTACTTTTTAAGGTGCATCAATTAGATAAAACCACATTGGTGGAATTGAATGAAGTTAAGAATGGCAAATATTTGTATGCAGAAAAAATTGCGTCTTACCTGCAAAAGCATTTTAAAGAAATCATTTCGATAGAAGATATCTCAAAAGAGTTAAATTTAAGTTCTTCCTACATTTCACATACGTTTAAATATTCTACTGGTTATACAGTCATGCAGTATTTGATGGAGTATCGTTTGATACAAGCGAAATACCTGATTGAAGTTGTAGGGGAGAATAAAACGATCAAAGATATCTCAAGGGAATGTGGTTTCGAAAGTGATGCACACTTTAATCGTTTCTTCAAAAAGAAAATAGGAGCGACACCTAACGAATACAGAAAAAAACAATTAGATAAATATAGAAAAAAGATAGGAGAATGA
- a CDS encoding SRPBCC family protein: MSKVITIETTINRPIETVWETWNEPRHIVHWGFASDDWHVPAAQNDLSVNGTFNYRMEAKDGSEGFDFSGVYTEIVPNKRIAYVLGDGRRVSIEFTETGNATKINQSFEAENEYPPEYQKEGWQSILNNFKNYTETV, from the coding sequence ATGAGTAAAGTTATTACTATTGAAACAACAATCAATCGTCCCATAGAAACGGTCTGGGAAACGTGGAATGAACCAAGGCACATTGTTCATTGGGGTTTTGCATCAGATGACTGGCATGTACCAGCTGCACAAAATGATTTAAGCGTAAACGGCACCTTTAATTATCGTATGGAAGCTAAAGATGGTAGTGAAGGTTTTGATTTTAGTGGAGTTTATACAGAAATAGTGCCAAATAAACGAATTGCCTATGTTTTAGGAGATGGAAGAAGAGTATCTATCGAATTTACTGAAACAGGAAATGCTACTAAAATAAATCAATCTTTTGAAGCTGAAAACGAATATCCACCAGAATATCAAAAAGAAGGTTGGCAAAGCATCTTAAATAATTTTAAAAACTATACTGAAACAGTTTAG
- a CDS encoding cupin domain-containing protein, with the protein MVKTFYPKENQPFPNNPLPVLYYPKVVANLLNEPDPAQSVLDLFEKNDYTNGWVNGIFSYHHFHSNTHEVLACIAGKATVQLGGPDTQPYSFSEGDVLLLPAGVAHKKVAASQDFKIVGAYPEGLEPDMQKGKAANYESIKQAITSVQLPKKDPVEGANGAVANHWV; encoded by the coding sequence ATGGTAAAGACTTTTTATCCCAAAGAAAATCAACCATTTCCTAACAATCCATTACCTGTTCTATACTATCCTAAAGTAGTAGCTAATTTATTAAATGAACCTGATCCAGCACAGAGTGTGCTGGATCTATTTGAAAAAAATGATTATACAAATGGATGGGTAAATGGTATTTTTTCTTATCATCATTTTCATTCCAATACTCATGAAGTATTGGCTTGTATTGCTGGTAAAGCAACTGTGCAACTTGGCGGTCCTGATACACAGCCCTATTCCTTTTCTGAAGGGGATGTTCTACTTCTCCCAGCAGGTGTAGCACACAAAAAAGTAGCTGCAAGTCAGGACTTTAAAATTGTTGGTGCGTATCCTGAAGGTCTGGAACCCGATATGCAAAAAGGTAAAGCAGCAAATTACGAAAGCATCAAACAAGCGATTACGTCTGTTCAACTTCCTAAGAAAGATCCAGTTGAAGGAGCAAATGGAGCAGTAGCGAACCATTGGGTATAA
- a CDS encoding aldo/keto reductase, with protein MTKIEKFELNDGTSLPVIGFGTVNIQGATGVNSVLTAIDAGYRLIDTSTNYMNEGMVGEAIRRSSVPREELMINSKLPGKAHEYDKAIKMIQESLYRIGIDSFDKYLIHWPLPKQDKYEEAWQALVDAQKFGLIKTIGVSNFLPEHLERIIEKTGVTPATNQIERHPYFNNNDLVKANKELGILTEAWSPFGREINDVLENETIVAIAKKYDKEPAQIILRWNLQNGVMPIVKASFFNHQKANLDVFDFELSKEDIQKIDSLDKGEEGRVEGQHPNEYEEFD; from the coding sequence ATGACAAAAATTGAGAAATTCGAATTAAATGATGGAACAAGTTTACCGGTTATTGGATTTGGAACGGTAAATATCCAAGGAGCTACAGGTGTAAATAGTGTTCTCACAGCAATTGATGCGGGCTATCGACTTATCGATACTTCAACCAACTATATGAATGAAGGAATGGTAGGAGAAGCAATTCGACGTTCATCTGTTCCACGTGAAGAGTTAATGATCAATTCAAAACTACCAGGAAAAGCACATGAATACGATAAGGCAATCAAGATGATTCAAGAATCTTTATATCGTATCGGTATTGATTCCTTTGATAAATATTTGATTCACTGGCCATTGCCTAAACAAGATAAATATGAGGAAGCGTGGCAAGCATTAGTAGATGCACAAAAATTTGGTCTGATTAAAACAATAGGTGTATCAAACTTTCTACCAGAACATCTAGAGCGAATCATCGAAAAGACAGGGGTAACGCCTGCTACCAATCAAATTGAACGCCATCCATACTTTAATAACAATGATTTAGTTAAAGCAAACAAAGAACTAGGTATTTTAACAGAAGCATGGAGTCCATTTGGTCGTGAAATTAATGATGTACTGGAAAATGAAACAATTGTTGCGATTGCTAAAAAATATGATAAAGAACCAGCACAAATTATTCTACGTTGGAATTTACAAAATGGCGTTATGCCAATTGTAAAAGCTTCTTTTTTTAATCACCAAAAAGCTAATTTAGATGTGTTTGATTTTGAATTGTCAAAAGAAGATATTCAGAAAATTGATAGCTTAGATAAAGGTGAAGAGGGTAGAGTAGAAGGCCAACATCCAAATGAATACGAAGAGTTTGATTAA
- a CDS encoding MFS transporter produces the protein MENIQKNIDRIEYTGAERARGLTPKLKLSEKLIFGFGDFGSNFSWTFIASFITIYMTDTVGVSAGIIGSILLFARIFDGVSDVFMGTIIDNTNTKMGKAKPWIFWTAPILGILSVLLFNVPDIGQTGKVIYIFIIYILISAIFYTANNVAYASLISFMTNDENDRTSLGSIRFIFANAAMLFISAFTTVLVTSFGGGQQGWSFIAILYGLLCAIPLMITGFFVKERNVVEKQTDKQKIPFMTTMKALLYNKYFNITLLLYFLWYLRQTENASRIYYASYVFKDADLMGILSAAALVPVIIGLLFAPYIIGKLGLQRSVISGLVISLIGYIIMAIFSENLLGFLVGAVINGFGLAPLQAGLTTFVADIGDIVYWKSGIPVQGSVFSITSAGMKIGQGITAALVGWSLQFGGYLANTAVQPDSSIFAIKAVTIYFPLVIVISLIIVVLFLNYEKIMPKIRSDISNGHVGNN, from the coding sequence ATGGAAAATATTCAAAAAAATATTGATCGCATAGAATATACTGGAGCAGAAAGAGCAAGAGGTTTAACACCGAAATTAAAACTATCTGAGAAACTTATTTTTGGATTTGGAGATTTTGGTTCCAACTTTAGCTGGACATTTATTGCTTCCTTTATAACAATTTATATGACAGATACAGTTGGCGTTAGCGCTGGAATTATTGGTTCAATCCTCTTGTTTGCCCGTATTTTTGATGGAGTTTCAGATGTTTTTATGGGGACGATTATTGATAATACTAATACAAAAATGGGTAAAGCTAAACCATGGATTTTTTGGACTGCACCTATACTAGGTATATTATCAGTTTTGTTATTTAATGTTCCAGATATTGGTCAAACAGGTAAAGTTATCTATATATTTATTATCTATATATTAATTTCAGCAATTTTTTATACCGCAAATAACGTTGCTTACGCATCATTAATTTCATTTATGACAAATGATGAAAATGATCGAACATCATTAGGAAGCATTCGCTTTATTTTTGCAAATGCAGCAATGTTATTTATTAGTGCATTCACAACTGTTTTAGTAACTTCTTTTGGTGGTGGACAACAAGGTTGGTCATTTATAGCTATACTTTATGGATTGCTTTGTGCAATTCCATTAATGATTACTGGATTTTTTGTGAAGGAAAGAAATGTTGTTGAGAAGCAAACTGATAAACAAAAAATTCCTTTTATGACAACTATGAAAGCGTTATTATATAATAAATATTTCAATATCACTTTACTATTGTACTTTTTATGGTATTTAAGACAAACAGAGAATGCATCAAGAATTTATTATGCCTCTTATGTTTTTAAAGATGCAGATTTAATGGGTATTTTAAGTGCAGCAGCTTTGGTTCCAGTGATTATTGGATTATTATTTGCTCCATATATTATAGGGAAACTAGGACTACAAAGAAGCGTTATTTCTGGTTTGGTAATTTCATTAATTGGTTATATTATTATGGCTATTTTTTCTGAAAACCTTCTAGGATTTTTAGTAGGAGCAGTGATTAACGGATTTGGTCTAGCACCTTTACAAGCTGGCTTAACAACATTTGTTGCGGATATTGGAGATATAGTCTATTGGAAATCAGGCATTCCAGTTCAGGGTTCTGTTTTTAGTATCACTAGTGCAGGAATGAAAATAGGACAAGGTATAACAGCTGCTTTAGTAGGTTGGTCTTTACAATTTGGTGGGTATCTCGCGAATACTGCGGTTCAGCCGGATAGTTCTATATTTGCAATAAAAGCGGTAACGATTTACTTCCCATTAGTTATCGTTATTAGTCTTATTATTGTTGTTTTATTTCTGAATTATGAAAAAATAATGCCGAAAATCAGAAGTGATATAAGTAATGGACATGTTGGTAACAATTAA
- a CDS encoding phosphoketolase family protein: MKNYDSKDYLKKVDAFWRAANYLSVGQLYLRDNPLLQRPLKSTDVKAHPIGHWGTISGQNFIYAHLNRVINKYDLNMFYIEGPGHGGQVMISNAYLDGSYTEIYPDITENKEGMKKLFKQFSSPGGVASHAAPETPGSIHEGGELGYSLSHATGAILDNPDVIAATVIGDGEAETGPLAAGWFSNNFINPVNDGAVLPILYLNGGKISNPTILARKSNEDLKKYFEGMGWKPYFVEGTDPEKVHPVMANTLDVVIEEIRSIQNEARKGKAEDVEMPHWPVMIIRTPKGWTGPKEWDNKKIEGTFRAHQVPIPVDAEHMEYVNKLVDWLKSYRPEELFTENGKLIDDLKELTPKGNKRMATNPITNGGINAKALIIPNWKQHAIDTTIPGAVIAQDMDVFGEQARDLIVKNPNNFRIFGPDETKSNRLDKIFEVTNRQWLESKELTDEWQSSAGRVIDGQLSEHQAEGFLEGYVLTGRHGFFASYESFLRVVDSMLTQHFKWLRKATDQKWRNNYPSLNVIATSTVFQQDHNGYTHQDPGILTHLAEKKPEFIREYLPADANSLMAVMDKTLQEEQLINLIISSKHPRPQFYSVEEAEILVKDGLKIIDWASTDNDSEPDLVIAAAGTEPNLEALAAMSILHKAFPELKIRFINIVDILKLRHPDIDSRGLTDEKFDSYFTKEQPIIFAFHGFEGLIRDIFFNRHNHNLRIHGYRENGDITTPFDMRVLNEMDRFHLAKDAAKAVYGLKANKFMQEMENTVNFHHQYIRENGIDIPEVINWKWEKI; this comes from the coding sequence ATGAAAAATTATGATTCTAAAGATTATTTGAAAAAAGTTGATGCTTTCTGGCGTGCAGCCAATTATCTCTCTGTTGGCCAATTATATCTAAGAGATAATCCTTTGCTGCAAAGGCCCCTCAAATCAACTGATGTGAAAGCGCATCCGATTGGACATTGGGGAACGATTTCTGGCCAAAACTTTATTTATGCTCACTTAAATCGCGTTATTAATAAATATGACTTGAACATGTTCTATATCGAAGGTCCTGGTCATGGCGGTCAAGTAATGATATCTAATGCTTACCTAGACGGTAGTTATACTGAGATTTATCCTGATATTACTGAAAATAAAGAAGGAATGAAAAAACTATTCAAACAATTTTCATCTCCTGGGGGAGTTGCTTCTCATGCTGCTCCAGAAACACCGGGTTCTATCCATGAAGGAGGCGAACTTGGTTACTCTCTATCACATGCAACGGGTGCTATTTTAGATAACCCTGATGTAATTGCTGCGACAGTTATTGGTGACGGAGAAGCTGAAACTGGTCCATTAGCAGCTGGTTGGTTCTCTAATAATTTTATTAATCCAGTCAATGATGGTGCTGTACTACCGATTCTTTACTTAAATGGTGGTAAAATTTCAAATCCAACGATTTTAGCACGTAAGAGTAATGAAGATTTAAAAAAATATTTTGAAGGTATGGGATGGAAACCTTATTTTGTTGAAGGTACTGATCCTGAAAAAGTTCATCCTGTCATGGCTAATACTTTAGATGTTGTAATTGAAGAAATCAGGTCAATCCAAAATGAAGCCCGTAAAGGTAAGGCCGAAGATGTGGAGATGCCTCATTGGCCAGTCATGATTATTCGTACACCAAAGGGATGGACTGGTCCAAAAGAATGGGACAATAAAAAAATTGAAGGAACATTTCGTGCCCATCAAGTGCCGATTCCTGTGGATGCTGAGCATATGGAATATGTCAATAAACTGGTTGATTGGTTGAAATCGTATCGTCCAGAAGAGTTATTTACTGAAAATGGTAAATTAATTGATGATTTAAAAGAACTTACACCAAAAGGAAATAAACGGATGGCAACAAATCCAATCACAAACGGAGGAATAAATGCTAAAGCCTTGATTATTCCTAATTGGAAACAGCATGCAATCGATACAACTATACCTGGTGCAGTAATAGCGCAAGATATGGATGTCTTTGGTGAACAAGCTCGCGATTTAATCGTAAAGAATCCTAATAATTTCCGTATTTTTGGTCCTGATGAAACTAAATCAAACCGTTTGGATAAAATCTTTGAAGTAACTAATCGTCAGTGGTTAGAATCTAAAGAGCTAACTGATGAATGGCAATCTTCAGCTGGCCGGGTTATCGATGGACAACTTTCTGAACATCAAGCTGAGGGATTTCTGGAAGGCTATGTATTAACAGGACGTCATGGCTTCTTTGCAAGCTATGAGTCATTCTTACGTGTAGTTGATTCAATGTTGACTCAACACTTTAAATGGTTACGTAAAGCAACAGACCAGAAATGGAGAAATAACTATCCATCGTTGAATGTAATTGCTACATCAACTGTGTTTCAACAAGACCACAATGGTTATACTCACCAAGATCCAGGTATATTAACACATTTAGCTGAGAAAAAACCTGAATTTATTCGTGAATATTTACCAGCTGATGCTAACAGTTTAATGGCAGTTATGGACAAAACCTTACAGGAAGAACAATTAATCAATTTGATTATTTCAAGTAAACATCCAAGACCACAATTCTATTCAGTTGAAGAAGCAGAAATATTAGTTAAAGATGGTCTTAAAATTATTGATTGGGCATCAACAGATAATGATAGTGAACCAGATTTAGTAATAGCAGCAGCTGGAACAGAACCTAATTTAGAAGCCTTAGCAGCGATGTCTATCTTGCACAAAGCTTTTCCTGAGTTAAAGATTCGTTTTATCAATATTGTAGATATTCTAAAATTACGTCATCCTGATATTGATTCTCGTGGGTTGACTGATGAAAAATTTGATAGTTACTTTACAAAAGAACAACCTATAATTTTTGCCTTCCATGGTTTTGAAGGTCTGATTCGTGATATTTTTTTCAATCGTCACAATCACAATCTACGTATTCATGGGTATCGTGAAAATGGCGATATCACAACACCATTTGATATGCGTGTTTTAAATGAAATGGATCGCTTCCACTTAGCAAAAGATGCAGCTAAGGCAGTTTATGGATTGAAAGCTAATAAATTTATGCAAGAAATGGAGAATACGGTGAATTTCCACCACCAATATATTCGCGAAAATGGTATAGATATACCTGAAGTTATAAATTGGAAATGGGAAAAAATCTAA
- the xylA gene encoding xylose isomerase, with protein sequence MTYFPAINKIQYEGPESTNPFAFRYYNPEEVVLGKTMKEQLRFSVAYWHTFTDDGSDPFGKGVNQRDWLTDDPMETAKNRVEASFEFFGKLGVEYFCFHDMDVAPFGESLEDFFANLDTITNLIQEKMDQTGIKLLWNTADRHSNPIYVHGAASSSNADVYAVSAAQVKKGIDISKKLGGKNFVFWGGREGYENLINTNMKLEEENIARLYHMAIDYSNKIGHEELVFLLEPKPKEPMKHQYDFDAATSMAFLQKYDLTDRFKLNLEANHATLAGHTFEHEMNVARNYNALGSLDANQGDMLLGWDTDEFPTDVYSVTLAMVEFLENGGIEPGGINFDAKVRRTSFEMEDLFLAHIAGMDTFARGLKAAAKIKETRFLDELKEKRYASYETGIGSDILSGKADLETLTSYALEHNDVKNESSHIEYIKSKLNDYLV encoded by the coding sequence ATGACATATTTTCCAGCGATTAATAAAATTCAATACGAAGGACCAGAATCAACAAATCCTTTCGCATTCCGTTATTACAATCCGGAAGAAGTAGTACTAGGAAAAACTATGAAAGAACAATTGCGTTTCTCAGTAGCTTATTGGCATACATTTACAGATGATGGGTCAGATCCTTTTGGTAAAGGCGTCAATCAAAGAGATTGGTTAACGGATGACCCAATGGAAACGGCAAAAAACAGAGTAGAAGCATCGTTTGAATTTTTTGGAAAATTAGGAGTTGAGTATTTCTGTTTTCATGATATGGATGTTGCACCTTTTGGAGAATCACTAGAAGATTTTTTTGCTAACTTGGATACAATTACTAATCTTATTCAAGAAAAAATGGATCAAACAGGAATCAAATTGTTATGGAATACAGCTGACAGACATTCTAATCCAATTTATGTACATGGTGCTGCTTCAAGCTCTAATGCAGATGTTTACGCTGTGTCAGCTGCACAAGTGAAAAAAGGGATTGATATCAGTAAAAAGTTAGGCGGAAAAAATTTCGTTTTCTGGGGTGGACGTGAAGGTTACGAAAATCTAATCAATACAAATATGAAATTAGAAGAAGAAAATATTGCTCGTCTTTACCATATGGCAATTGATTATTCAAATAAAATTGGTCATGAAGAGCTAGTGTTCTTACTAGAACCTAAACCAAAAGAACCAATGAAACACCAATACGATTTTGATGCAGCAACAAGTATGGCATTCTTACAAAAATACGATTTAACTGATCGTTTCAAATTGAATTTAGAAGCAAACCATGCAACTTTGGCTGGTCATACATTTGAACACGAAATGAATGTAGCTCGTAACTACAACGCTTTAGGATCACTTGATGCGAACCAAGGAGATATGCTTTTAGGATGGGATACAGATGAATTCCCAACAGATGTTTATTCAGTAACCTTAGCTATGGTTGAATTTTTAGAAAACGGCGGAATTGAACCTGGAGGAATCAACTTTGACGCAAAAGTACGCCGAACATCATTTGAAATGGAAGATTTATTCTTAGCACATATTGCAGGAATGGATACTTTTGCTAGAGGATTAAAAGCAGCTGCTAAAATAAAAGAAACGCGCTTCTTAGATGAACTAAAAGAAAAACGTTATGCAAGTTATGAAACAGGTATTGGTTCAGATATTCTATCTGGGAAAGCAGATTTAGAAACATTGACAAGTTATGCATTAGAACATAATGACGTTAAAAATGAATCATCTCATATTGAGTATATTAAATCGAAATTAAATGACTACTTGGTTTAG